In Tsuneonella sp. CC-YZS046, the genomic window ATAGCCGAGATCGTCCGCCACGATGATGAGGAAATTGGGCTTCTCGGGTGTTTCGGCATGGGCTGTGCCGGACAGGGCAGCGACGGCTGCCAGAGCGAGGATAAAGCGGCGCATCAAGCGTCTCTCCGTAAGTTCGGTGGGATGCGGCCACGATCCAGGGAACGAAGATCGCGGCCGCAGTCCCGGGCTGGAGGCTGCCTTATTCGGCGGCTTCCAGGGTCTGCTGCTGGTCCGGAACGATCGCCCGGCTGCGGCTGCCGTCGATCGCGATCGGCACATCTCCGGCGATCGTCGCGCGGCGCAGAGTTCGGCGCTGAAGCCCGAAGTCGGCGATGGCGCGATGCTGGGTGGAACGATTGTCCCAGATCGCCACGTCATTCGCCCGCCAGCGCCAGCGCACGGTGTTTTCCGGCTTGGTCACATGCTCCTGCAGGATCGCGAGCAGGCGTTGCGAATCCGGCCCGCTCAGCCCGACGAACTTCTTCACGAAGTGGCCGACAAGCAGCGCCCTTTCGCCGGATTCGGGATGAACCCGAACGACCGGATGCTCTGTCTCGTAAACCGTCGAGGCGAAGATTTCCTTGTGGTAATTGATGCGGTCGGTAGGCGCATTCGCGAAAGCCGATGCATAGTCATAATCGTTGGTGTGGACTGCCCAGAGGTTGTCCACCAGCGTCTTCAGCGCATCGGGCAGTTCCTCATAGGCGGTCACGCCATTGGCCCACAGCGTGTCGCCCCCTGCTTCAGGAATATTGATCGCGCGCAGGATCGAAGCTTCCGGATAAGCGGGCACGAAGGTTACGTCGGTATGCCAGCTCGAAGCGGCGTAGCCTTCCTTGGAATCCAGATCGAGCAGGAATCTGGAGCCTTCCGCGACCGGCACCGTCGGATGAGCCACCGGCTCGCCCAGGCGCGCCGCAAAAGCTTCCTGGCCGGCATCGTCCAGATGGATCTGGTCGCGGAAGAAGATCACCTTGTGCCGGATAAGCGCGGCGCGGATGGCCGCGACCGTCGCGTCATCGAGATCCCCGGATAGGCGGATACCGCGAATTTCCGCGCCGATCCGGCCTGCGACTGGCACGATGTCCAGCGGGCTGTCGGCTTCTCGGGCGTTCACGAAGTCATGCGTGATTACAGTCATGGGTATTCTCCTTTCAGGAATTCAGGATTTGAGGCTGGGGCCGACCGGGCGGTCGCCAATGATCGTCACCCGTTCCATGTGGCGGGCGTCGGTGTAGTCCGGCACGGCGTAGTGCTGCGTGGCGCGGTTGTCCCAGAAGGCGATGGAGCCGGGCTTCCAGCTCCAGCGGACCTGGAACTCGGGGCGCTTCACCTGGTCGAAGAGGCGCGTCAGCAGCGCTCGGCTTTCACTCTCCTCCAGGCCGACGATGCGGCGGGTGAAGACCGAGTTGACGTAAAGGACCTTTTCCCCCGTTTCCGGATGTATCCGGACGACGGGATGCTCAACCGGAGGATATTGAGATCTCAGCGCTTCACGCTTTTCCTCGGTGTCGAGGAATTGCAGGAAGATTTGCGGATCGTGGATTGCGGTCAAGCCGTCGATCCGCTCCTTGGTTTCATCGTCGAGCGTTTCGTAAGCTGCCACCGCATTGGCGAAGACCGTGTCTCCACCCAGCGAAGGGGAGACGCGCTGGATCAGGATCGAGGCGGCGGAAGGCTCCGCGCGGAACGTGGTGTCCGCATGCCAGTTGCCATCGCTCGTCTGGCGGTATTTGCCGGCCAGTTCCTGCGAAATGAGCGGCAGGATCTCCGGATAGTCCGGCAGCGAGAATACCGGATGCACCTCCAGTTCACCAAACGCCGCGCCAAGCGCGATATGCTGTTCGCGGGTCAGGTTCTGGTCGCGGAAGAACAGCACCCGGTAGTGAAGCAATGCCGCGCGCAAGGCATCCCGCGTCAGGCCGTCCAGAGGACGGGAGAGGTCTATACCCGAAACGAGTGCGCCAAGGCTTGGCTGGAGAGGGGTTACATCGAACAGCTCGGTTCCGGCGTCGCGTTCCAGCAATTGGACTGTCATTGGAGTTCTCCTTTCCCTTACAGTTTGGTGCGCACGGTCACGCCATAGGTCCGGGGATCGCCCACCTGGCCGGTGACAATGCCGGTGTTGACTGGCGAAAGGCTGAGGAAATAATCCTTGTCGAACAGGTTCTTGCCCCAGATCGAAACATCCCACAGCCCGTCGGACGAGCGGAAGCCGATGTGGGCATTGGCCAGGCCGTAAGCGGGGATTTTCGCCCAGGCCGAGTTGCTGGACGAAGTGTTGAAGGAAGACCGGTGCGACCAGTCGGCATGGGCGTAGAGTTCAAGCTCGCGCCCGCCGAGCGAGCCCGCCGGCAAATTGCCGTCGACACCCAGGGAGTAGGTGAATTTAGGCACGCCCGGCAGCCGATCGCCGGACAGATCCTGTATCGCCGAGATATTGAGACGTTCGACCGCCTGCGGGGCGTTGGTATATTCGCGATAGGTCGCATCGGCATAGGCGATGGAGGCGTTGAAGCTGAAACGCTGGCTGGGAGCGAAAGTCAGATCGGCCTCGAAGCCGCGCGAGCGAACCTTCGGAATGTTGGCGATATACTGCCTGTAGTTGACCGTGTTCTGGACCTGCTCGGTGATCGCGGTCTGATAATCCGAGATCTCGGTCCAGTAGAGCGCGCCATTCAGGGTCAGGCGGCGATCGAGGAACTGGGACTTGAAGCCCACTTCGTAGGCATCGACCTTTTCCGGCCGGACCTCCGCCTCGATCCCGGCCGGCAAATTCGTAAGGTTGAGGCCGCCAGACTTGTTGCCGCGCGAATAGCTTGCATAGAGCAGGGCATCGGGCGCGATCTTCCAGCTCAGCGAGACCAGGCCCGACAGGCTGTTGTCGGTGAAGCTGGTGGAATAGCTGGTGATCGGATTGAACTGGTTGCGGATGGCGGTGGCCGTCGCCTGCAAATCCGGCAGGGTGGAAAGATCGATGCCGGCGACCCAGAACTGGCTGAACGCGCCTTCCTTCTTCTCATGGGTGTAGCGCAGGCCGCCCGTCAGCGTCAGCGTATCGCTGACCTTCCAGTCGAGCTGGCCGAAGGCAGCGACCGTCTTGGTCTCCGGCGTCGAGGTGGAATTGGCTTCGAAACCGTCGAGCGCGGCTTCCCATGCGGCAAGGGAAGTCGGTGCGGTCGGCGGCCTGTTCCAGAGCGCCGCCGCCGGCCCATAGGCAGACTTGCCGTAGCCGCGAATGATCTGCCAGAAATAATAGCCGCCCACGACATAGCTGACCGGCCCGTCGCCTTTCGAGGCCACGCGGATTTCCTGGCTGAACTGGCGCTGGCGGTTTGCCTGCTGCGCCTTGGTGATGATCGGCAGCGAGGTGCTGTCGCCATCGTTTGCCGGATTCCAGTCCCACCAGCGATAGGCGCTGATGGCGGTCAGGGCCGCGCCGCCGAGATCCCAGTCCAATTGGCCGGAAACGCCATAACCCGCCATGTTCGACTGGTAATGGCTGTTGGCTTCGCCGCGACGGGCGAACGGGTCGATTGTCGGCAGGACGTAGTCCGGGAAGCGGGCGGCCCGCGTGGTGAAATTGTTGGGGATCGCGGCCCCGTTTTCATAGGTGGTGTTGTTCGCGACGAAGAGATTCATCACGAAGTTCTGCTTCTGGCGCGAATAGTCGCCGATGATCTTGAGTTCGACGTCCTCGCTGGGCGTGAACAGCAGCTGCCCGCGGATGCTGGCGTTGTAATAGTCCTGCGCCCGTTCGTCCTGCGTCACATTGTAGAGGTAGCCCCGCCGTTCGGTCAGCGCTCCGCTGACGCGCACCGCCAGCAGGTCGGGGACGAGCGCCCCGGACGCGGAAGCGCGCAACTGGTAGTAACCGTAATTGCCGACCGACGCCTCGCCGGAGAACTCCGGATCGAAGCTGGGCTTACGGCTGGTGATGTTGATAACGCCCGAGGTGGTGTTCTTGCCGAACAGGGTGCCTTGCGGGCCGCGCAGCACCTCTATGCTTTGCAGGTCGACGAGATCGAACTGGGAAAGCCCGACACGGCCGTAATAGACATTGTCGATATAGAAGCCGACGCCGTTCTCCAGGCCGTCGTTGGTCAGCGCGACATTGCTGCCCAGGCCCCGGATATTGATGTTGGTGTTGCGCGGATTGAAGCTGAACACCTGCAGGCTGGGCACCTGCTGCTGGATCTGGG contains:
- a CDS encoding TauD/TfdA family dioxygenase; translation: MTVITHDFVNAREADSPLDIVPVAGRIGAEIRGIRLSGDLDDATVAAIRAALIRHKVIFFRDQIHLDDAGQEAFAARLGEPVAHPTVPVAEGSRFLLDLDSKEGYAASSWHTDVTFVPAYPEASILRAINIPEAGGDTLWANGVTAYEELPDALKTLVDNLWAVHTNDYDYASAFANAPTDRINYHKEIFASTVYETEHPVVRVHPESGERALLVGHFVKKFVGLSGPDSQRLLAILQEHVTKPENTVRWRWRANDVAIWDNRSTQHRAIADFGLQRRTLRRATIAGDVPIAIDGSRSRAIVPDQQQTLEAAE
- a CDS encoding TauD/TfdA dioxygenase family protein; the protein is MTVQLLERDAGTELFDVTPLQPSLGALVSGIDLSRPLDGLTRDALRAALLHYRVLFFRDQNLTREQHIALGAAFGELEVHPVFSLPDYPEILPLISQELAGKYRQTSDGNWHADTTFRAEPSAASILIQRVSPSLGGDTVFANAVAAYETLDDETKERIDGLTAIHDPQIFLQFLDTEEKREALRSQYPPVEHPVVRIHPETGEKVLYVNSVFTRRIVGLEESESRALLTRLFDQVKRPEFQVRWSWKPGSIAFWDNRATQHYAVPDYTDARHMERVTIIGDRPVGPSLKS
- a CDS encoding TonB-dependent receptor, whose product is MDSFVYSGARAKKRETAPRLSSRHKAAFFAGSAFLALPGTAHAESDINTVADASASLSTAAESDLSDAIVVTASRRRDENAQDVPIALSVVSAESLERRGDYTLTQIQQQVPSLQVFSFNPRNTNINIRGLGSNVALTNDGLENGVGFYIDNVYYGRVGLSQFDLVDLQSIEVLRGPQGTLFGKNTTSGVINITSRKPSFDPEFSGEASVGNYGYYQLRASASGALVPDLLAVRVSGALTERRGYLYNVTQDERAQDYYNASIRGQLLFTPSEDVELKIIGDYSRQKQNFVMNLFVANNTTYENGAAIPNNFTTRAARFPDYVLPTIDPFARRGEANSHYQSNMAGYGVSGQLDWDLGGAALTAISAYRWWDWNPANDGDSTSLPIITKAQQANRQRQFSQEIRVASKGDGPVSYVVGGYYFWQIIRGYGKSAYGPAAALWNRPPTAPTSLAAWEAALDGFEANSTSTPETKTVAAFGQLDWKVSDTLTLTGGLRYTHEKKEGAFSQFWVAGIDLSTLPDLQATATAIRNQFNPITSYSTSFTDNSLSGLVSLSWKIAPDALLYASYSRGNKSGGLNLTNLPAGIEAEVRPEKVDAYEVGFKSQFLDRRLTLNGALYWTEISDYQTAITEQVQNTVNYRQYIANIPKVRSRGFEADLTFAPSQRFSFNASIAYADATYREYTNAPQAVERLNISAIQDLSGDRLPGVPKFTYSLGVDGNLPAGSLGGRELELYAHADWSHRSSFNTSSSNSAWAKIPAYGLANAHIGFRSSDGLWDVSIWGKNLFDKDYFLSLSPVNTGIVTGQVGDPRTYGVTVRTKL